In Eupeodes corollae chromosome 3, idEupCoro1.1, whole genome shotgun sequence, a single genomic region encodes these proteins:
- the LOC129951516 gene encoding leucine-rich repeat-containing G-protein coupled receptor 5 has product MLLYIYVTTITFTLISSSNYFALGINCPSKCTCRWEVDGLIVDCSHRGLLKYPPLEEGLPVERLDLSSNLFQEFPNNYAGINTLIHLDLSNNDIQEVAGDALIGYESLRVLDLSNNSIQNWDDINPNVAFQSAENLQKLSLAGNQLERFSSGSDGTPLLMNDMLAELDLSNCGITQVGNVLSGMPSLQKLNLSGNNIKTLTLLLSKSLRALDVSNCSLSVLTSSLSENLPSLEVLNLSWNPGLSLGNNKLGDIFVCETLRQLDVSFCNLDYVDLGGMPNLVVALLKGNTLRSISATMFSNNTELELLDLSRNAIRQIDPIAFTSLRRLIELDLSYNEIFRIDRNQFRNNDALVNINLSRNIFNQFSRFISNSLRTVNLSGCEILDIDPTAFTGFKTLINLDLSNNLISEFPENMRSETLKKLDLSMCRLTIIRNTTFHGFPELASLKLSGNRFTNPFRPEYFRSNTFLSQIWLSDNTWRCDCHDPTFMAFYDFLTIKPQKLKDKSNVKCFSPTAYYLKSWEAACMSVWYPAQNEKAAQKVWVVMVILLIIVGCILMASSCFRNLVRSQMKRRDRREQEENEAELAEIQRINRRLLAQDAQQNAPTGLESMLPTYEDALLMPKLDRGSKSMMDLSSTRKPVSRIRRDIESGRGRIDEEETVLDHHRYRSEELLSNRDKERTAHIGTFRRTGRIEHNPSGSRRFSIEDLRFPAAHLKSQNLQSAERIGNFQSYENSPYSKRRPKPPEISVFKRASIRDSVEFLTDSEYNSKPGSPFAQRRPQIEGATDVSASSTSLSVSSRGLFKGRVPADKSFLTVEEHFARDEVDNKSGSINSSSSDFQVMRSSDVDLASIPSDSNSSSRDEPVVVVHTPIRESKF; this is encoded by the exons ATGTTGCTCTACATTTATGTGACAACAATTACGTTCACCCTAATTTCATCCAGTAACTACTTCGCTCTGGGAATTAATTGTCCATCGAAATGCACCTGTCGCTGGGAAGTAGACGGTTTAATAGTTGACTGTTCCCATAGAGGCCTCCTAAAATATCCTCCCCTTGAAGAAGGTCTACCGGTGGAACGCTTGGAtctttcttcaaatttatttcaagaattTCCCAACAATTATGCCGGTATCAATACCCTCATACACCTCGATCTATCCAACAATGATATTCAGGAAGTCGCTGGTGATGCATTAATTGGTTATGAATCACTTCGAGTCCTGGATCTGTCCAATAACAGTATTCAGAATTGGGATGATATCAACCCCAATGTTGCTTTTCAAAGTGCTGAAAATCTTCAGAAATTATCTCTAGCGGGAAATCAACTTGAAAGGTTCTCATCGGGAAGTGATGGAACGCCCTTGCTCATGAATGACATGCTTGCCGAACTGGATCTCAGTAATTGTGGTATAACTCAAGTTGGAAATGTCTTGAGTGGAATGCCAAGCCTGCAGAAGCTTAATTTATCGGGGAACAACATTAAAACACTAACATTGCTCCTGTCGAAGTCATTACGAGCTCTTGACGTTAGTAACTGCAGCCTGTCAGTTCTTACGTCATCTCTCAGCGAGAACCTTCCCAGCTTGGAAGTCTTAAATTTGTCATGGAATCCCGGTCTCAGTTTGGGCAACAACAAGTTGGGAGacatttttgtatgtgaaacCTTACGGCAACTTGATGTTTCGTTTTGCAATCTTGACTATGTGGACTTGGGCGGAATGCCAAACCTAGTAGTGGCACTACTGAAAGGCAACACATTACGAAGCATTAGCGCAACAATGTTTTCCAACAATACTGAACTTGAACTTTTGGACTTATCAAGGAATGCCATCCGCCAGATAGATCCAATAGCCTTCACATCTCTGCGGAGACTCATTGAACTGGACTTATCGTACAATGAAATATTTCGCATCGATCGCAATCAATTCCGCAACAATGATGCTCTTGTAAATATCAACTTGAGTCGCAacattttcaatcaattttccaGATTTATTTCGAATTCTCTGCGAACGGTGAATTTGAGTGGGTGTGAGATTCTTGACATAGATCCGACTGCTTTTACGGGATTCAAAACGCTCATCAATTTGGATTTGTCGAATAATTTGATTTCGGAATTTCCAGAAAATATGCGGTCCGAGACTCTGAAGAAGCTGGATCTCAGCATGTGCAG ACTTACAATAATCCGAAATACAACATTCCACGGCTTCCCAGAGCTTGCTAGTCTCAAGCTGTCGGGCAATCGTTTTACGAATCCCTTTCGACCCGAATACTTTAGATCGAACACTTTCCTAAGTCAAATTTGGTTGAGTGACAATACATGGCGTTGTGATTGTCATGATCCAACGTTTATGGCTTTTTATGATTTTCTAACTATAAAACCACAAAAG CTGAAAGACAAAAGTAACGTTAAATGCTTCAGTCCAACAGCTTATTATTTGAAAAGCTGGGAGGCTGCCTGCATGTCTGTTTGGTATCCGGCTCAAAATGAAAAGGCTGCCCAAAAAGTTTGGGTGGTAATGGTAATCCTGCTCATAATAGTGGGTTGTATTTTGATGGCTTCATCGTGTTTCCGAAATCTCGTTCGAAGCCAAATGAAACGAAGAGATCGCCGTGAGCAGGAAGAAAACGAAGCAGAATTGGCCGAAAT CCAACGGATCAATCGCCGACTTCTTGCCCAAGACGCTCAGCAAAATGCTCCAACTGGACTAGAATCAATGCTTCCTACTTACGAAGATGCACTCTTAATGCCGAAGTTAGATAGAGGAAGTAAGTCGATGATGGATCTATCGTCAACAAGGAAGCCTGTATCAAGAATTCGGCGAGATATAGAGTCCGGCAGAGGAAGAATAGACGAAGAAGAAACCGTCTTAGACCATCATCGCTACCGCAGCGAGGAATTATTGTCAAATCGAGACAAAGAACGCACAGCACACATCGGGACCTTCCGGCGGACGGGTAGAATTGAACACAATCCATCGGGAAGTCGACGTTTTAGCATCGAAGACTTGCGTTTTCCGGCAGCACACTTGAAATCTCAGAATCTTCAGAGTGCCGAGCGCATTGGCAACTTCCAAAGCTACGAAAACAGTCCGTATTCCAAGAGGCGTCCAAAACCACCAGAGATATCAGTATTCAAACGAGCCAGCATCAGAGATAGTGTAGAATTCCTCACAGATTCCGAATACAATAGCAAGCCAGGAAGTCCGTTTGCCCAACGCCGTCCTCAAATCGAAGGAGCAACTGATGTTTCGGCATCTTCAACATCGCTATCCGTTAGTTCTCGAGGATTATTTAAAGGCAGAGTGCCAGCTGATAAGAGTTTTCTCACTGTCGAAGAACATTTTGCTCGTGATGAAGTAGACAACAAGTCTGGATCAATTAATTCGAGTTCAAGTGATTTTCAAGTTATGCGTTCGTCAGATGTTGACTTAGCATCAATTCCATCGGATTCCAATTCATCTTCGAGGGATGAACCTGTAGTTGTAGTTCATACGCCAATTAGAGAAAGTAAATtctag